In Gopherus flavomarginatus isolate rGopFla2 chromosome 1, rGopFla2.mat.asm, whole genome shotgun sequence, a single genomic region encodes these proteins:
- the SUPT20H gene encoding transcription factor SPT20 homolog isoform X15 has translation MQQALELALDRAEYVIESARQRPPKRKYLSGGRKSVFQKLYDLYIEECEKEPEIKQKLRRNVNLLEKLVMQETLSCLVVNLYPGNEGYSLMLRGKNGSDSETIRMPYEEGELLEYLDAEELPPILVDLLEKSQVNIFHCGCVIAEIRDYRQSGNMKSPTYQSKHVLLRPTMQTLICDVHSITSDNHKWTQEDKLLLESQLILATAEPLCLDPSVAVTCTTNRLLYNKQKMNTRPMKRCFKRYSRSSPNRQQDVAHYPTPPQLRILDYLQKRKERKGAQQYDLKISKAGNCVDMWKQNPCYLTAPSEVDVEKYAKVEKSVKPDDSQPTVWPAHEIRDDYVFECEVGNQLQKTKLTIFQSLGNPLYYGKIQTFKGSEENDSPVTPSQFLIGSKTDAERVVNQYQELVQSEAKCPVKMVHNSGGSVNLSHLSPGKEMEQPESLSGSVQSSVLGKGVKHRPPPIKLPSSSGSSSSGNIFSPQQSSGHLKSPTPPPPSKPPSLSRKQSMDLSQVSMLSPAAMSPASSSQRSGTPKPSTPTPTNTPSSTPHPPDAQSSTPITPSATPTPQDSGFTPQPTLLTPFAQQQMSLSQALPVMTIPLSTMVTSITTGTTSTQVMANPAGLNFINVVGSVCGAQTLMSGPNPMLGCNTGAITPAGINLSGILPSGGLMPSSLPGAMQSASQAASWWFTYFQPTSAAAAAAAAALTVLSTAAVPAACSL, from the exons CAGAAGCTGAGGCGAAATGTGAACTTACTTGAGAAGCTGGTTATGCAGGAGACGTTGTCATGTCTGGTAGTGAACCTCTATCCAGGGAATGAGGGTTATTCGCTGATGCTCAGGGGAAAAAATGGATCAG ATTCTGAGACCATTCGAATGCCTTATGAGGAAGGTGAACTCCTTGAATATTTGGATGCAGAGGAGCTGCCACCTATTTTGGTTGACCTTTTAGAAAAATCTCAG GTTAATATTTTTCATTGTGGGTGTGTCATAGCAGAAATACGTGACTACAGGCAGTCTGGTAATATGAAATCTCCAACATACCAAAGCAAACATGTTCTTCTGCGTCCAACAATGCAG ACTTTAATTTGTGATGTGCATTCTATAACAAGCGACAACCACAAATGGACACAG GAAGACAAACTTCTACTTGAGAGCCAGCTTATTTTAGCTACAGCCGAGCCTTTGTGTCTTGATCCTTCAGTAGCAGTAACCTGCACAACAAACAGACTCCTCTATAACAAACAGAAGATGAACACTCGCCCAATGAAACG GTGTTTCAAGAGATATTCCAGGTCATCTCCGAATCGGCAGCAGGATGTGGCACATTATCCAACTCCACCTCAGCTCAGAATACTTGACTACttacagaaaagaaaggaaaggaaaggagccCAGCAGTATGACCTCAAAATTTCTAAAGCTGGGAAT TGTGTAGATATGTGGAAACAGAACCCTTGCTACTTGACTGCACCTTCTGAAGTTGAT GTGGAAAAATATGCCAAAGTGGAAAAGTCTGTCAAACCTGATGACTCTCAACCTACTGTCTGGCCAGCACAT GAGATAAGAGATGATTATGTGTTTGAATGTGAAGTTGGTAATCAActtcagaaaacaaaactgacCATTTTTCAGTCCCTTGGTAATCCGCTGTACTATGGTAAAATACAGACGTTCAAAGGCAGTGAGGAGAATGATAGCCCAGTAACTCCATCACA GTTCCTTATTGGTTCCAAGACTGATGCTGAAAG GGTAGTGAACCAATACCAGGAACTAGTTCAAAGTGAAGCTAAATGTCCAGTGAAGATGGTTCATAATTCAGGTGGATCTGTCAACCTAAGTCATCTTTCTCCAGGGAAGGAAATGGAA CAGCCAGAGAGTCTATCAGGGTCCGTGCAGTCTTCAGTATTGGGGAAAGGTGTAAAACATCGACCTCCTCCTATCAAACTACCTTCAAGTTCAGGAAGTAGTTCTTCAG GTAATATTTTTAGTCCACAGCAGTCAAGTGGCCACCTAAAAtccccaactcctcctcctccttctaagCCTCCCAGTCTTTCTCGGAAACAGTCTATGGATCTTAGTCAAGTTAGCATGCTTTCTCCAGCTGCCATGTCTCCTGCGAGCTCTTCACAAA GGTCTGGAACTCCTAAACCATCTACTCCTACTCCAACCAACACCCCTTCATCGACCCCACACCCTCCTGACGCTCAGAGCTCAACTCCTATTACCCCTTCTGCCACCCCTACTCCCCAAGATTCAGGCTTCACCCCTCAGCCCACTTTGTTAACCCCGTTTGCTCAGCAGCAAATGTCTCTGAGCCAGGCATTGCCTGTAATGACCATTCCTCTTTCCACCATGGTAACATCCATTACTACAGGAACCACCTCCACCCAGGTCATGGCAAACCCTGCAGGACTTAACTTCATCAATGTAGTGGGCTCTGTGTG TGGAGCACAGACATTGATGAGTGGCCCAAACCCTATGCTGGGGTGTAATACTGGTGCCATAACCCCTGCAGGTATAAATCTGAGTGGCATTTTGCCATCAGGAGGTCTGATGCCAAGTTCACTGCCAGGTGCAATGCAGTCTGCCTCTCAAGCAG CTTCCTGGTGGTTCACTTATTTTCAAcccacttcagcagcagcagcagcagcagcagcagctctcacAGTTCTCTCCACAGCAGCAGTCCCAGCAGCCTGCAGCCTCTAG
- the SUPT20H gene encoding transcription factor SPT20 homolog isoform X6, translating to MYVIESARQRPPKRKYLSGGRKSVFQKLYDLYIEECEKEPEIKQKLRRNVNLLEKLVMQETLSCLVVNLYPGNEGYSLMLRGKNGSDSETIRMPYEEGELLEYLDAEELPPILVDLLEKSQVNIFHCGCVIAEIRDYRQSGNMKSPTYQSKHVLLRPTMQTLICDVHSITSDNHKWTQEDKLLLESQLILATAEPLCLDPSVAVTCTTNRLLYNKQKMNTRPMKRCFKRYSRSSPNRQQDVAHYPTPPQLRILDYLQKRKERKGAQQYDLKISKAGNCVDMWKQNPCYLTAPSEVDVEKYAKVEKSVKPDDSQPTVWPAHEIRDDYVFECEVGNQLQKTKLTIFQSLGNPLYYGKIQTFKGSEENDSPVTPSQFLIGSKTDAERVVNQYQELVQSEAKCPVKMVHNSGGSVNLSHLSPGKEMEQPESLSGSVQSSVLGKGVKHRPPPIKLPSSSGSSSSGNIFSPQQSSGHLKSPTPPPPSKPPSLSRKQSMDLSQVSMLSPAAMSPASSSQRSGTPKPSTPTPTNTPSSTPHPPDAQSSTPITPSATPTPQDSGFTPQPTLLTPFAQQQMSLSQALPVMTIPLSTMVTSITTGTTSTQVMANPAGLNFINVVGSVCGAQTLMSGPNPMLGCNTGAITPAGINLSGILPSGGLMPSSLPGAMQSASQAGSPFGLKNASGLRPLNLLQLPGGSLIFNPLQQQQQQQQQLSQFSPQQQSQQPAASSPQQQGEQVCQLPSIAEQCPANQDQALSAQQAAVINLTGVGSFMQPQAAVLSQLGSAVNRRGQSLPQQRLQLSSALQQQQQQQALQQQQQQIQQLRFLQHQMAMAAAAAQATQLRHQQRSGSQSKSKRKRGSPTPPKS from the exons CAGAAGCTGAGGCGAAATGTGAACTTACTTGAGAAGCTGGTTATGCAGGAGACGTTGTCATGTCTGGTAGTGAACCTCTATCCAGGGAATGAGGGTTATTCGCTGATGCTCAGGGGAAAAAATGGATCAG ATTCTGAGACCATTCGAATGCCTTATGAGGAAGGTGAACTCCTTGAATATTTGGATGCAGAGGAGCTGCCACCTATTTTGGTTGACCTTTTAGAAAAATCTCAG GTTAATATTTTTCATTGTGGGTGTGTCATAGCAGAAATACGTGACTACAGGCAGTCTGGTAATATGAAATCTCCAACATACCAAAGCAAACATGTTCTTCTGCGTCCAACAATGCAG ACTTTAATTTGTGATGTGCATTCTATAACAAGCGACAACCACAAATGGACACAG GAAGACAAACTTCTACTTGAGAGCCAGCTTATTTTAGCTACAGCCGAGCCTTTGTGTCTTGATCCTTCAGTAGCAGTAACCTGCACAACAAACAGACTCCTCTATAACAAACAGAAGATGAACACTCGCCCAATGAAACG GTGTTTCAAGAGATATTCCAGGTCATCTCCGAATCGGCAGCAGGATGTGGCACATTATCCAACTCCACCTCAGCTCAGAATACTTGACTACttacagaaaagaaaggaaaggaaaggagccCAGCAGTATGACCTCAAAATTTCTAAAGCTGGGAAT TGTGTAGATATGTGGAAACAGAACCCTTGCTACTTGACTGCACCTTCTGAAGTTGAT GTGGAAAAATATGCCAAAGTGGAAAAGTCTGTCAAACCTGATGACTCTCAACCTACTGTCTGGCCAGCACAT GAGATAAGAGATGATTATGTGTTTGAATGTGAAGTTGGTAATCAActtcagaaaacaaaactgacCATTTTTCAGTCCCTTGGTAATCCGCTGTACTATGGTAAAATACAGACGTTCAAAGGCAGTGAGGAGAATGATAGCCCAGTAACTCCATCACA GTTCCTTATTGGTTCCAAGACTGATGCTGAAAG GGTAGTGAACCAATACCAGGAACTAGTTCAAAGTGAAGCTAAATGTCCAGTGAAGATGGTTCATAATTCAGGTGGATCTGTCAACCTAAGTCATCTTTCTCCAGGGAAGGAAATGGAA CAGCCAGAGAGTCTATCAGGGTCCGTGCAGTCTTCAGTATTGGGGAAAGGTGTAAAACATCGACCTCCTCCTATCAAACTACCTTCAAGTTCAGGAAGTAGTTCTTCAG GTAATATTTTTAGTCCACAGCAGTCAAGTGGCCACCTAAAAtccccaactcctcctcctccttctaagCCTCCCAGTCTTTCTCGGAAACAGTCTATGGATCTTAGTCAAGTTAGCATGCTTTCTCCAGCTGCCATGTCTCCTGCGAGCTCTTCACAAA GGTCTGGAACTCCTAAACCATCTACTCCTACTCCAACCAACACCCCTTCATCGACCCCACACCCTCCTGACGCTCAGAGCTCAACTCCTATTACCCCTTCTGCCACCCCTACTCCCCAAGATTCAGGCTTCACCCCTCAGCCCACTTTGTTAACCCCGTTTGCTCAGCAGCAAATGTCTCTGAGCCAGGCATTGCCTGTAATGACCATTCCTCTTTCCACCATGGTAACATCCATTACTACAGGAACCACCTCCACCCAGGTCATGGCAAACCCTGCAGGACTTAACTTCATCAATGTAGTGGGCTCTGTGTG TGGAGCACAGACATTGATGAGTGGCCCAAACCCTATGCTGGGGTGTAATACTGGTGCCATAACCCCTGCAGGTATAAATCTGAGTGGCATTTTGCCATCAGGAGGTCTGATGCCAAGTTCACTGCCAGGTGCAATGCAGTCTGCCTCTCAAGCAG GCAGCccttttggtttaaaaaatgcTTCAGGTCTTCGGCCCTTAAATCTGCTACAG CTTCCTGGTGGTTCACTTATTTTCAAcccacttcagcagcagcagcagcagcagcagcagctctcacAGTTCTCTCCACAGCAGCAGTCCCAGCAGCCTGCAGCCTCTAGTCCACAGCAACAGGGAGAACAGGTGTGCCAGTTACCCTCA ATTGCTGAGCAATGTCCAGCCAATCAAGACCAAGCCTTATCTGCCCAGCAAGCCGCTGTTATTAACCTGACTGGAGTAGGGAGCTTTATGCAACCTCAAGCAGCAG TGTTGTCTCAGCTTGGCTCTGCCGTGAACAGACGTGGGCAAAGCCTTCCTCAGCAGAGACTCCAGCTCTCCTCTGCCttacagcagcaacaacaacaacaagccttgcagcagcagcagcaacagatacAA CAGTTGCGATTCTTGCAGCATCAAATGGctatggcagcagcagcagcacaagcaaCTCAGCTACGACACCAGCAACGTTCAGGCAGCCAGTCCAAAAGTAAAAGGAAAAGAGGCTCACCGACCCCTCCGAAGTCCTGA
- the SUPT20H gene encoding transcription factor SPT20 homolog isoform X14 gives MQQALELALDRAEYVIESARQRPPKRKYLSGGRKSVFQKLYDLYIEECEKEPEIKQKLRRNVNLLEKLVMQETLSCLVVNLYPGNEGYSLMLRGKNGSDSETIRMPYEEGELLEYLDAEELPPILVDLLEKSQVNIFHCGCVIAEIRDYRQSGNMKSPTYQSKHVLLRPTMQTLICDVHSITSDNHKWTQEDKLLLESQLILATAEPLCLDPSVAVTCTTNRLLYNKQKMNTRPMKRCFKRYSRSSPNRQQDVAHYPTPPQLRILDYLQKRKERKGAQQYDLKISKAGNCVDMWKQNPCYLTAPSEVDVEKYAKVEKSVKPDDSQPTVWPAHEIRDDYVFECEVGNQLQKTKLTIFQSLGNPLYYGKIQTFKGSEENDSPVTPSQFLIGSKTDAERVVNQYQELVQSEAKCPVKMVHNSGGSVNLSHLSPGKEMEQPESLSGSVQSSVLGKGVKHRPPPIKLPSSSGSSSSGTTSTQVMANPAGLNFINVVGSVCGAQTLMSGPNPMLGCNTGAITPAGINLSGILPSGGLMPSSLPGAMQSASQAGSPFGLKNASGLRPLNLLQLPGGSLIFNPLQQQQQQQQQLSQFSPQQQSQQPAASSPQQQGEQVCQLPSIAEQCPANQDQALSAQQAAVINLTGVGSFMQPQAAVLSQLGSAVNRRGQSLPQQRLQLSSALQQQQQQQALQQQQQQIQQLRFLQHQMAMAAAAAQATQLRHQQRSGSQSKSKRKRGSPTPPKS, from the exons CAGAAGCTGAGGCGAAATGTGAACTTACTTGAGAAGCTGGTTATGCAGGAGACGTTGTCATGTCTGGTAGTGAACCTCTATCCAGGGAATGAGGGTTATTCGCTGATGCTCAGGGGAAAAAATGGATCAG ATTCTGAGACCATTCGAATGCCTTATGAGGAAGGTGAACTCCTTGAATATTTGGATGCAGAGGAGCTGCCACCTATTTTGGTTGACCTTTTAGAAAAATCTCAG GTTAATATTTTTCATTGTGGGTGTGTCATAGCAGAAATACGTGACTACAGGCAGTCTGGTAATATGAAATCTCCAACATACCAAAGCAAACATGTTCTTCTGCGTCCAACAATGCAG ACTTTAATTTGTGATGTGCATTCTATAACAAGCGACAACCACAAATGGACACAG GAAGACAAACTTCTACTTGAGAGCCAGCTTATTTTAGCTACAGCCGAGCCTTTGTGTCTTGATCCTTCAGTAGCAGTAACCTGCACAACAAACAGACTCCTCTATAACAAACAGAAGATGAACACTCGCCCAATGAAACG GTGTTTCAAGAGATATTCCAGGTCATCTCCGAATCGGCAGCAGGATGTGGCACATTATCCAACTCCACCTCAGCTCAGAATACTTGACTACttacagaaaagaaaggaaaggaaaggagccCAGCAGTATGACCTCAAAATTTCTAAAGCTGGGAAT TGTGTAGATATGTGGAAACAGAACCCTTGCTACTTGACTGCACCTTCTGAAGTTGAT GTGGAAAAATATGCCAAAGTGGAAAAGTCTGTCAAACCTGATGACTCTCAACCTACTGTCTGGCCAGCACAT GAGATAAGAGATGATTATGTGTTTGAATGTGAAGTTGGTAATCAActtcagaaaacaaaactgacCATTTTTCAGTCCCTTGGTAATCCGCTGTACTATGGTAAAATACAGACGTTCAAAGGCAGTGAGGAGAATGATAGCCCAGTAACTCCATCACA GTTCCTTATTGGTTCCAAGACTGATGCTGAAAG GGTAGTGAACCAATACCAGGAACTAGTTCAAAGTGAAGCTAAATGTCCAGTGAAGATGGTTCATAATTCAGGTGGATCTGTCAACCTAAGTCATCTTTCTCCAGGGAAGGAAATGGAA CAGCCAGAGAGTCTATCAGGGTCCGTGCAGTCTTCAGTATTGGGGAAAGGTGTAAAACATCGACCTCCTCCTATCAAACTACCTTCAAGTTCAGGAAGTAGTTCTTCAG GAACCACCTCCACCCAGGTCATGGCAAACCCTGCAGGACTTAACTTCATCAATGTAGTGGGCTCTGTGTG TGGAGCACAGACATTGATGAGTGGCCCAAACCCTATGCTGGGGTGTAATACTGGTGCCATAACCCCTGCAGGTATAAATCTGAGTGGCATTTTGCCATCAGGAGGTCTGATGCCAAGTTCACTGCCAGGTGCAATGCAGTCTGCCTCTCAAGCAG GCAGCccttttggtttaaaaaatgcTTCAGGTCTTCGGCCCTTAAATCTGCTACAG CTTCCTGGTGGTTCACTTATTTTCAAcccacttcagcagcagcagcagcagcagcagcagctctcacAGTTCTCTCCACAGCAGCAGTCCCAGCAGCCTGCAGCCTCTAGTCCACAGCAACAGGGAGAACAGGTGTGCCAGTTACCCTCA ATTGCTGAGCAATGTCCAGCCAATCAAGACCAAGCCTTATCTGCCCAGCAAGCCGCTGTTATTAACCTGACTGGAGTAGGGAGCTTTATGCAACCTCAAGCAGCAG TGTTGTCTCAGCTTGGCTCTGCCGTGAACAGACGTGGGCAAAGCCTTCCTCAGCAGAGACTCCAGCTCTCCTCTGCCttacagcagcaacaacaacaacaagccttgcagcagcagcagcaacagatacAA CAGTTGCGATTCTTGCAGCATCAAATGGctatggcagcagcagcagcacaagcaaCTCAGCTACGACACCAGCAACGTTCAGGCAGCCAGTCCAAAAGTAAAAGGAAAAGAGGCTCACCGACCCCTCCGAAGTCCTGA
- the SUPT20H gene encoding transcription factor SPT20 homolog isoform X4, whose product MQQALELALDRAEYVIESARQRPPKRKYLSGGRKSVFQKLYDLYIEECEKEPEIKQKLRRNVNLLEKLVMQETLSCLVVNLYPGNEGYSLMLRGKNGSDSETIRMPYEEGELLEYLDAEELPPILVDLLEKSQVNIFHCGCVIAEIRDYRQSGNMKSPTYQSKHVLLRPTMQTLICDVHSITSDNHKWTQEDKLLLESQLILATAEPLCLDPSVAVTCTTNRLLYNKQKMNTRPMKRCFKRYSRSSPNRQQDVAHYPTPPQLRILDYLQKRKERKGAQQYDLKISKAGNCVDMWKQNPCYLTAPSEVDVEKYAKVEKSVKPDDSQPTVWPAHEIRDDYVFECEVGNQLQKTKLTIFQSLGNPLYYGKIQTFKGSEENDSPVTPSQFLIGSKTDAERVVNQYQELVQSEAKCPVKMVHNSGGSVNLSHLSPGKEMEPESLSGSVQSSVLGKGVKHRPPPIKLPSSSGSSSSGNIFSPQQSSGHLKSPTPPPPSKPPSLSRKQSMDLSQVSMLSPAAMSPASSSQRSGTPKPSTPTPTNTPSSTPHPPDAQSSTPITPSATPTPQDSGFTPQPTLLTPFAQQQMSLSQALPVMTIPLSTMVTSITTGTTSTQVMANPAGLNFINVVGSVCGAQTLMSGPNPMLGCNTGAITPAGINLSGILPSGGLMPSSLPGAMQSASQAGSPFGLKNASGLRPLNLLQLPGGSLIFNPLQQQQQQQQQLSQFSPQQQSQQPAASSPQQQGEQVCQLPSIAEQCPANQDQALSAQQAAVINLTGVGSFMQPQAAVLSQLGSAVNRRGQSLPQQRLQLSSALQQQQQQQALQQQQQQIQQLRFLQHQMAMAAAAAQATQLRHQQRSGSQSKSKRKRGSPTPPKS is encoded by the exons CAGAAGCTGAGGCGAAATGTGAACTTACTTGAGAAGCTGGTTATGCAGGAGACGTTGTCATGTCTGGTAGTGAACCTCTATCCAGGGAATGAGGGTTATTCGCTGATGCTCAGGGGAAAAAATGGATCAG ATTCTGAGACCATTCGAATGCCTTATGAGGAAGGTGAACTCCTTGAATATTTGGATGCAGAGGAGCTGCCACCTATTTTGGTTGACCTTTTAGAAAAATCTCAG GTTAATATTTTTCATTGTGGGTGTGTCATAGCAGAAATACGTGACTACAGGCAGTCTGGTAATATGAAATCTCCAACATACCAAAGCAAACATGTTCTTCTGCGTCCAACAATGCAG ACTTTAATTTGTGATGTGCATTCTATAACAAGCGACAACCACAAATGGACACAG GAAGACAAACTTCTACTTGAGAGCCAGCTTATTTTAGCTACAGCCGAGCCTTTGTGTCTTGATCCTTCAGTAGCAGTAACCTGCACAACAAACAGACTCCTCTATAACAAACAGAAGATGAACACTCGCCCAATGAAACG GTGTTTCAAGAGATATTCCAGGTCATCTCCGAATCGGCAGCAGGATGTGGCACATTATCCAACTCCACCTCAGCTCAGAATACTTGACTACttacagaaaagaaaggaaaggaaaggagccCAGCAGTATGACCTCAAAATTTCTAAAGCTGGGAAT TGTGTAGATATGTGGAAACAGAACCCTTGCTACTTGACTGCACCTTCTGAAGTTGAT GTGGAAAAATATGCCAAAGTGGAAAAGTCTGTCAAACCTGATGACTCTCAACCTACTGTCTGGCCAGCACAT GAGATAAGAGATGATTATGTGTTTGAATGTGAAGTTGGTAATCAActtcagaaaacaaaactgacCATTTTTCAGTCCCTTGGTAATCCGCTGTACTATGGTAAAATACAGACGTTCAAAGGCAGTGAGGAGAATGATAGCCCAGTAACTCCATCACA GTTCCTTATTGGTTCCAAGACTGATGCTGAAAG GGTAGTGAACCAATACCAGGAACTAGTTCAAAGTGAAGCTAAATGTCCAGTGAAGATGGTTCATAATTCAGGTGGATCTGTCAACCTAAGTCATCTTTCTCCAGGGAAGGAAATGGAA CCAGAGAGTCTATCAGGGTCCGTGCAGTCTTCAGTATTGGGGAAAGGTGTAAAACATCGACCTCCTCCTATCAAACTACCTTCAAGTTCAGGAAGTAGTTCTTCAG GTAATATTTTTAGTCCACAGCAGTCAAGTGGCCACCTAAAAtccccaactcctcctcctccttctaagCCTCCCAGTCTTTCTCGGAAACAGTCTATGGATCTTAGTCAAGTTAGCATGCTTTCTCCAGCTGCCATGTCTCCTGCGAGCTCTTCACAAA GGTCTGGAACTCCTAAACCATCTACTCCTACTCCAACCAACACCCCTTCATCGACCCCACACCCTCCTGACGCTCAGAGCTCAACTCCTATTACCCCTTCTGCCACCCCTACTCCCCAAGATTCAGGCTTCACCCCTCAGCCCACTTTGTTAACCCCGTTTGCTCAGCAGCAAATGTCTCTGAGCCAGGCATTGCCTGTAATGACCATTCCTCTTTCCACCATGGTAACATCCATTACTACAGGAACCACCTCCACCCAGGTCATGGCAAACCCTGCAGGACTTAACTTCATCAATGTAGTGGGCTCTGTGTG TGGAGCACAGACATTGATGAGTGGCCCAAACCCTATGCTGGGGTGTAATACTGGTGCCATAACCCCTGCAGGTATAAATCTGAGTGGCATTTTGCCATCAGGAGGTCTGATGCCAAGTTCACTGCCAGGTGCAATGCAGTCTGCCTCTCAAGCAG GCAGCccttttggtttaaaaaatgcTTCAGGTCTTCGGCCCTTAAATCTGCTACAG CTTCCTGGTGGTTCACTTATTTTCAAcccacttcagcagcagcagcagcagcagcagcagctctcacAGTTCTCTCCACAGCAGCAGTCCCAGCAGCCTGCAGCCTCTAGTCCACAGCAACAGGGAGAACAGGTGTGCCAGTTACCCTCA ATTGCTGAGCAATGTCCAGCCAATCAAGACCAAGCCTTATCTGCCCAGCAAGCCGCTGTTATTAACCTGACTGGAGTAGGGAGCTTTATGCAACCTCAAGCAGCAG TGTTGTCTCAGCTTGGCTCTGCCGTGAACAGACGTGGGCAAAGCCTTCCTCAGCAGAGACTCCAGCTCTCCTCTGCCttacagcagcaacaacaacaacaagccttgcagcagcagcagcaacagatacAA CAGTTGCGATTCTTGCAGCATCAAATGGctatggcagcagcagcagcacaagcaaCTCAGCTACGACACCAGCAACGTTCAGGCAGCCAGTCCAAAAGTAAAAGGAAAAGAGGCTCACCGACCCCTCCGAAGTCCTGA